Proteins encoded together in one Ciona intestinalis chromosome 3, KH, whole genome shotgun sequence window:
- the LOC100183653 gene encoding protein misato homolog 1: MVREIITLQNGRYSNFVGTHFWNIQESSFEYSGDSSQPEIEHDVLFREGKNLLREVTYTPRLVVIDLKSNLGCLPLEGTLYPTPAHQNGGSEIPTWGDGVEVVEASRSKKNEFIKDLELEEQKYYQATNGVEKSNEKNEKQIKAKTYKLEDKVKTWSDFKRLHFHPRSILTLNEEDDSFTSWSGGFEHGKYISYQVEDLVRVYAEECDNMQGFQVMSDVNNGFGGVLTSLMEYLSDEFRGKGLVVYPMLPVRNEKTAPKVRSSSLATLLSLSESLKLSTLVAPMSLNSDIFRQNPRKREFPRLIYDATCDYHTSSILATALESITRVHRCHTDPQSLSNISQQLSIGSQKLVSTGAAIPIPFSSNYSCLPDMLCDHLDKSLWTSLTPCVDDAKSKGDVVDRCFSQSLSINGFPPSAATASTTHPEYNISQIHQCTNLTSVLKLYLEGKYVDSSSVVSVQRTPIKVDTPFPQIFHSSLTSTGFPRQDLTDKFHNKNLSVLPNGKSPVFSNLDSPVMTNVESLPVLTNVMNSNSISSLLQKCCTRAKQLHRSRHCYTDNERETLDEAIDYYITMNEEYSSFLSDGSD; the protein is encoded by the exons atggtGCGTGAAATTATTACTCTGCAAAACGGTCGCTACTCTAATTTTGTTGGCACCCATTTCTGGAATATACAAGAATCTTCGTTCGAATATAGCGGCGATTCTTCTCAGCCAGAAATAGAGCACGATGTTCTGTTTAGAGAAGGCAAGAACTTGTTGCGAGAAGTAACTTACACCCCAAGACTCGTTGTCATCGATTTGAAGTCGAATCTTGGATGTCTGCCCCTGGAAGGAACCTTATACCCAACACCAGCACATCAAAATGGAGGCAGTG AAATCCCAACCTGGGGGGATGGTGTTGAAGTTGTTGAAGCTTCAAGGAGCAAAAAGAATGAGTTTATTAAAGATTTGGAATTAGAAGAACAGAAATATTACCAAGCAACAAACGGAGTGGAAAAgtcaaatgaaaaaaatgaaaaacaaataaaagcgAAAACCTACAAACTtgaagataaagtaaaaacttgGTCGGATTTTAAACGACTTCATTTTCACCCACGAAGCATCCTAACGCTAAACGAGGAAGATGATTCGTTCACTTCATGGTCGGGGGGGTTCGAACATgggaaatatatatcttaccAAGTTGAAGACCTTGTTAGGGTTTATGCTGAGGAATGCGACAACATGCAAGGTTTCCAAGTGATGTCGGATGTAAATAACGGCTTTGGGGGGGTTCTAACTTCGTTGATGGAATATTTATCTGATGAGTTTCGTGGAAAGGGTTTGGTTGTCTACCCCATGCTGCCTGTGAGAAATGAGAAAACTGCACCTAAAGTGAGAAGTTCGAGCCTCGCAACTTTATTATCATTGTCAGAATCTTTAAAATTGTCAACTCTTGTTGCTCCAATGTCGCTCAACTCTGATATTTTTCGACAAAACCCTCGAAAACGGGAATTTCCGAGGCTAATATACGATGCAACTTGTGACTACCACACTAGTTCCATCTTGGCTACGGCGCTTGAGAGTATAACTCGTGTTCATCGGTGTCACACTGATCCCCAATCTTTATCCAATATATCACAACAACTATCTATTGGAAGCCAAAAACTTGTTAGCACTGGAGCTGCAATACCGATCCCATTTTCATCAAACTACAGTTGTTTGCCTGACATGCTGTGCGACCATCTGGATAAATCATTATGGACCTCGCTTACACCTTGCGTCGATGATGCTAAAAGCAAAGGAGATGTAGTTGACCGTTGTTTTTCACAATCTTTATCAATAAATGGCTTTCCACCATCAGCAGCCACTGCTTCAACCACACACCCCGAATACAACATTAGCCAAATCCACCAATGTACAAATCTAACCTCAGTGTTAAAGCTCTACCTTGAAGGAAAGTATGTTGACAGCAGTTCAGTTGTTTCTGTTCAACGAACCCCAATAAAAGTTGACACCCCTTTTCCCCAAATATTTCACTCTTCGCTGACATCTACTGGCTTCCCAAGGCAGGATTTAACCGACAAGTTTCACAATAAAAATCTGTCAGTGTTGCCCAATGGTAAATCTCCAGTGTTCAGCAACCTTGATTCTCCAGTGATGACCAATGTAGAATCTCTcccagtgttgaccaatgtCATGAACTCCAATTCAATTTCTTCGTTGTTACAAAAATGTTGCACGCGAGCAAAACAACTTCACCGATCGCGCCATTGTTACACAGACAATGAGAGAGAAACGCTCGATGAAGCGAttgattattacatcacaatgaaCGAAGAATACTCATCTTTTTTATCCGATGGTTctgattaa
- the LOC100181302 gene encoding serine/threonine-protein phosphatase 2A regulatory subunit B'' subunit gamma, whose protein sequence is MDLKSQLKAALEKNPGSSKDKTEQEKKDEENKLFHEFYNKWKGESEKTTKSYKQIPRFYYRLPNDDEVLLQKLREESRAVFLQRKSRELLDNEELQNLWMLLDKHHTPPVGEEQMINYKDFLIVKDKASDKCKPFFTPLIFAKLNQRDPLGRISILQFFNYVMRKVWLHQTRIGLSLYDVAGQGYLRESDLENYILELIPTLPQLDGLERSFYSFYVCTGVRKFFFFLDPLRTGKIRILDILACGFLDDLLELRDEELSKESQEANWFSAPSALRVYGQYLNLDKDHNGMLSKEELARYGTGTLTEVFLDRVFQECLTYDGEMDYKTYLDFVLAMENRKEAAALQYLFKLLDVQNRGYLNVFALNYFFRSIQDMMKRHGQEPVSFADVKDEIFDMVKPEDPLKITLQDLINSGQGETVTNILIDLNGFWTYENREVLVVDSNVEEEV, encoded by the exons ATGGATCTAAAAAGTCAACTAAAAGCAGCGCTCGAAAAGAATCCCGGGTCTTCCAAAGATAAAACTGAACAGGAGAAAAAAGACgaagaaaataaattgtttcacgagttttataacaaatggAAAGGCGAGagcgaaaaaacaacaaaatcgTACAAACAAATTCCACGATTCTATTATCG GTTGCCCAATGATGATGAAGTCTTGCTCCAAAAGTTAAGAGAAGAATCCAGAGCAGTTTTCCTTCAGAGGAAGAGCAGGGAGTTACTCGATAACGAGGAATTACAAAATCTTTGGATGTTGCTCGATAAGCATCACACACCCCCCGTTGGAGAAGAACAAATGATAAATTACAAAGACTTCTTAATTGTTAAGGATAAAGCAAGCGATAAATGCAAACCTTTCTTCACCCCTCTCATCTTTGCTAAGTTAAACCAGCGTGACCCTCTTGGAAGAATCTCCATCTTACAGTTCTTCAACTATGTAATGAGGAAG GTGTGGCTCCATCAAACTAGAATCGGTCTCAGTTTGTACGATGTAGCTGGGCAGGGCTATCTTCGAGAATCAGATCTCGAAAACTACATTCTTGAGCTGATCCCTACTCTTCCCCAGCTCGATGGATTAGAAAGATCATTTTACTCCTTCTATGTTTGCACAGGCGTGCGGAAGTTCTTCTTCTTCCTTGATCCTCTGAGGACAGGGAAGATACGGATCCTTGACATTCTGGCTTGCGGGTTCCTGGATGACCTACTCGAGCTCCGAGATGAGGAGTTATCCAAGGAGTCACAGGAAGCCAATTGGTTTTCCGCTCCATCAGCGCTCCGTGTGTATGGGCAGTACCTTAACCTGGATAAAGATCACAATGGGATGTTAAGCAAGGAAGAATTAGCAAG GTATGGAACTGGAACACTGACAGAAGTTTTTCTTGATCGCGTGTTCCAA GAGTGTCTCACATACGATGGGGAGATGGATTATAAAACTTACCTTGATTTTGTTCTGGCGATGGAGAACAGGAAGGAGGCAGCTGCTttgcaatatttgtttaagcTTCTCGATGTTCAGAATCGTGGATATCTCAATGTATTTGCTCTCAACTATTTCTTTAGATCTATACAG GACATGATGAAACGACATGGTCAGGAACCCGTGAGCTTTGCCGATGTAAAAGACGAAATATTCGACATGGTCAAGCCAGAAGATCCACTCAAAATAACATTACAG